The Hugenholtzia roseola DSM 9546 genome contains a region encoding:
- a CDS encoding DUF6952 family protein, protein MKLPIIKKLAESYEVAQLEAAAEALEAGEQPAIEIEGADEGEQLTHALAAAWVRQKVETDGVEAREALRAYTQMVRNSIS, encoded by the coding sequence ATGAAACTGCCTATTATCAAAAAATTAGCTGAAAGCTATGAGGTAGCCCAACTCGAAGCCGCTGCCGAAGCCCTCGAAGCGGGCGAACAGCCTGCCATCGAAATAGAAGGCGCAGACGAGGGCGAACAGCTCACGCATGCCCTTGCTGCTGCTTGGGTGCGCCAAAAAGTAGAAACTGACGGCGTAGAAGCACGTGAAGCCTTGCGTGCCTATACCCAGATGGTGCGTAATTCTATTTCCTAA